The proteins below come from a single Gaiellales bacterium genomic window:
- a CDS encoding ArgE/DapE family deacylase, which translates to MEDARALLADLVAIDSINPSLVPGGAGEGEIARFVGGWLSERGLEVDIADVEPGRPNVVARARGKGGGRSLLLYAHMDVVGVDGMADPFSPRVEGNRLYGRGAYDMKAGLAAIMVAATNVAERGVAGDVIIAAVCDEEFASVGAQAVAESVRADAAIVTEPTGAEITIAIAHKGFTWHEIVVRGRAAHGSRPEDGIDAIARMGPILVELDHFAAELNGRPGHPLLGPGSIHASIIDGGRELSTYPESCRLQLERRTLPGETIESVEAELAALLGDADATLHTALVREPFEIAAHAPIVTAARRALGQETPVTGGIGWADSAIFSAAGIPTVIFGPGGEGAHAAVEWVDLDQLDRCVSALDGIIADFCD; encoded by the coding sequence GTGGAGGATGCCCGAGCGCTATTGGCTGACCTCGTCGCCATCGACTCGATCAATCCCAGCCTCGTTCCGGGCGGCGCGGGTGAGGGCGAGATCGCTCGGTTCGTCGGTGGCTGGCTGTCCGAGCGCGGCCTCGAGGTCGACATTGCCGACGTCGAGCCTGGCCGGCCCAACGTCGTCGCGCGGGCGCGGGGGAAGGGCGGCGGCCGCTCGCTGCTCCTGTACGCTCACATGGATGTCGTTGGGGTCGACGGAATGGCCGACCCCTTCTCGCCGCGGGTCGAGGGAAACCGCCTCTACGGCCGCGGTGCGTACGACATGAAGGCCGGCCTGGCCGCCATCATGGTGGCTGCCACCAACGTCGCCGAGCGGGGCGTTGCGGGCGACGTCATCATTGCCGCCGTCTGCGACGAGGAGTTCGCCTCGGTCGGCGCCCAGGCTGTCGCCGAGTCGGTGCGGGCCGACGCCGCGATCGTCACCGAGCCCACCGGCGCCGAGATCACCATCGCGATCGCGCACAAGGGCTTCACCTGGCACGAGATCGTCGTCCGCGGCCGCGCCGCACACGGGTCGCGGCCGGAGGACGGCATCGATGCCATTGCTCGCATGGGCCCAATCCTGGTCGAGCTCGACCACTTCGCCGCCGAGCTGAACGGGCGCCCGGGCCATCCGCTGCTCGGCCCGGGCTCGATCCACGCGTCCATCATCGACGGCGGCCGCGAGCTCTCGACCTATCCCGAGTCGTGCCGCCTCCAACTCGAGCGGCGCACGCTCCCCGGCGAGACGATCGAGAGCGTCGAAGCGGAGCTAGCCGCCCTCCTCGGCGACGCCGACGCCACGCTGCACACCGCGCTCGTACGCGAGCCGTTCGAGATTGCCGCGCACGCTCCGATCGTGACGGCTGCTCGCCGAGCGCTCGGCCAAGAGACGCCCGTTACCGGCGGCATCGGCTGGGCCGACAGCGCCATCTTCTCCGCTGCCGGCATTCCCACCGTCATCTTCGGCCCCGGCGGGGAAGGCGCCCACGCCGCGGTGGAGTGGGTCGACCTCGATCAGCTCGAC
- a CDS encoding HNH endonuclease domain-containing protein, with the protein MNDPIEFGERAIALLDRAAVSTSLKYALLLGLIELAHERTDSRGEPPDIVTTREIAMKVAELYWPQTRAFTASHTGQSAVLKQSGTGQLAVVRQLGELRNLPSIKPTTTLTRAAALHPIHAERVLRRVEWSLIVDPLPRLQHVGTDAPFIYSVDWTSTEPGSSKNLPRAVVFLPGAGRHLQRLTALLRPLLERRWADYVAARNSALLDYGRLDSHLFGQIRRPTGKLMTGLRDLQRGSCFYCRTPLSGATAIDHFIPWSLHFDDGAFNLIATHARCNGSKADHLPAAVHVERWVRRFAGSERVGIEQLTKATTWETNPARTLSIARSVYAPLQPDSRLWIHGDSFEAADAKTILQLLAAAPAITEDDTNE; encoded by the coding sequence GTGAACGACCCGATCGAGTTCGGGGAACGCGCCATTGCCCTGCTTGACCGGGCCGCCGTCTCCACGAGCTTGAAGTACGCCCTGCTCCTCGGGCTGATCGAGTTGGCGCACGAAAGAACGGATTCCCGCGGAGAACCGCCGGACATCGTCACAACCCGCGAGATAGCCATGAAGGTCGCAGAGTTGTACTGGCCTCAAACGCGAGCGTTCACCGCCTCGCATACGGGGCAGTCCGCCGTGCTGAAACAGAGCGGCACAGGCCAACTGGCGGTCGTGAGGCAGCTTGGCGAGCTCCGCAACCTGCCAAGCATCAAGCCGACCACCACTCTTACGAGGGCGGCCGCGCTCCATCCGATCCACGCTGAACGCGTGCTTCGACGAGTCGAGTGGTCACTGATCGTCGACCCCCTCCCTCGACTCCAGCACGTGGGTACGGATGCGCCGTTCATCTACAGCGTTGACTGGACATCCACCGAGCCCGGGTCATCCAAGAACCTGCCCCGCGCCGTCGTGTTCCTGCCCGGAGCTGGCCGGCATCTGCAGCGGTTGACTGCCCTGCTCCGACCATTGCTCGAACGCCGATGGGCGGATTACGTCGCCGCCCGGAACTCTGCACTTCTGGACTACGGCCGTCTCGATTCCCACCTATTCGGTCAGATCCGACGTCCGACCGGTAAGTTGATGACCGGTCTCCGCGATCTTCAACGCGGAAGTTGCTTCTACTGCCGTACGCCGCTCAGCGGGGCGACGGCAATCGACCACTTCATCCCGTGGTCACTCCACTTCGACGATGGCGCGTTCAACCTCATCGCTACCCACGCCCGCTGCAATGGCTCCAAGGCCGACCACCTACCGGCCGCAGTCCACGTTGAACGATGGGTGCGACGCTTCGCCGGTTCCGAACGCGTCGGAATTGAACAGTTGACGAAAGCAACCACCTGGGAGACGAATCCAGCAAGAACACTCAGCATCGCTCGTAGCGTCTACGCGCCGCTACAACCAGACTCCCGCCTCTGGATCCATGGAGACAGCTTCGAGGCCGCCGATGCCAAGACGATTCTCCAACTGCTCGCAGCAGCGCCAGCGATCACAGAGGACGACACGAACGAGTAG
- the lexA gene encoding transcriptional repressor LexA: protein MELSPRQREILEFVNSHVDANGYPPTVREIGQAVGLTSPSTVHAHLARLESSGLIRRDRTKPRALEVIEGGRGRDRAAVQVDLPSRTTMLPLVGDVAAGAGLIAEERVEDMVAIPDQLCADADFLLTINGDSMINAGILDGDLVVVRKQDDARNGEIVVALMGDEDATVKRFFRESGRVRLQPENDDMEPMFPEQVRILGVVKAVLRRL from the coding sequence GTGGAGCTATCACCAAGACAGCGCGAGATCCTCGAATTCGTCAACAGCCACGTCGATGCGAACGGCTATCCGCCGACGGTGCGCGAGATCGGGCAGGCCGTCGGCCTGACCTCGCCCTCGACGGTGCACGCGCACCTCGCGCGGCTCGAGAGCTCCGGCCTGATCCGCCGTGACCGCACCAAGCCGCGTGCGCTCGAGGTGATCGAGGGCGGCCGTGGTCGCGACCGTGCCGCCGTGCAGGTCGACCTTCCCAGCCGTACCACCATGCTTCCGCTCGTCGGCGATGTCGCCGCGGGCGCGGGACTCATCGCCGAGGAGCGCGTCGAGGACATGGTCGCGATCCCCGACCAGCTCTGTGCGGACGCCGACTTCCTGCTCACGATCAACGGCGACAGCATGATCAACGCCGGCATCCTCGACGGCGACCTCGTCGTCGTCCGCAAGCAGGACGACGCCCGCAACGGGGAGATCGTGGTTGCCCTGATGGGCGACGAGGACGCGACCGTGAAGCGGTTCTTCCGAGAGTCGGGCCGCGTGCGCCTGCAGCCCGAGAACGACGACATGGAGCCGATGTTCCCCGAGCAGGTCCGGATCCTGGGCGTTGTCAAGGCGGTGCTCCGGAGGCTATGA
- a CDS encoding extracellular solute-binding protein codes for MRTRREFLASASLLLAGAGCLGRGGSSVETFGAGFVSHDQKLEKRLHLVAAGNEVPAFAVSEYQGRTGVQVDTESTGSDEALLLRLAAGGYGDFDIIMVGADSLGYLVQSGQVEPIARSLVPGLSLLQPPFDDSPDDGGLRHDVPAWYETVGVAAQTDAPLAADSWVAFFGLAEQEPGRVVVPDDPNQVIGATLVSLGHAWDSDSSGDLDDAGARLQEVFAGLRVLGRRAPSSVAPGHRPLAAIANSQDYRVPPGGVRFFLPEEGTALTVRSYCIPVYAPHPVAAHAWLQNWLQPVVEAGSMSELHVSVPLAQARTLADPALGANQAICPPLAALAASVQPVISADGAAAREQIWSELTA; via the coding sequence GTGAGAACGCGGCGCGAGTTCCTCGCCTCGGCGAGCCTGCTGCTGGCCGGTGCTGGATGCCTTGGCCGTGGCGGCTCCAGCGTCGAGACATTCGGCGCCGGATTCGTCTCCCACGACCAGAAGCTCGAGAAGCGCCTCCACCTGGTCGCGGCCGGCAACGAGGTACCCGCCTTCGCCGTGTCCGAGTACCAGGGGCGCACCGGCGTCCAGGTCGACACCGAGTCCACGGGCTCGGACGAGGCGCTGCTGCTGCGGCTTGCCGCCGGTGGCTACGGAGACTTCGACATCATCATGGTCGGCGCCGACTCACTCGGCTACCTCGTCCAATCCGGGCAGGTCGAACCCATCGCGCGCAGCCTCGTCCCCGGGCTGTCGCTCCTGCAACCGCCCTTCGACGACTCGCCGGACGACGGCGGCCTCCGCCACGATGTGCCCGCCTGGTATGAGACGGTCGGCGTGGCCGCCCAGACCGACGCGCCGCTCGCAGCCGACAGCTGGGTCGCCTTCTTCGGCCTTGCCGAACAGGAGCCCGGCCGCGTCGTGGTGCCCGACGACCCCAACCAGGTGATCGGTGCGACGCTCGTCTCGCTCGGCCACGCCTGGGACAGCGACTCGAGCGGTGACCTCGACGACGCGGGCGCCCGCCTGCAGGAGGTGTTCGCCGGCCTGCGCGTGCTGGGACGCCGCGCGCCGTCGTCGGTCGCCCCCGGACACCGGCCGCTCGCCGCGATCGCCAACTCCCAGGACTATCGGGTCCCGCCCGGCGGCGTTCGCTTCTTCCTCCCGGAAGAGGGCACGGCGCTGACCGTGCGAAGCTACTGCATTCCCGTCTATGCACCCCATCCGGTCGCCGCACATGCCTGGCTTCAGAACTGGTTGCAGCCGGTCGTCGAGGCCGGGTCGATGTCCGAGCTGCACGTCTCGGTGCCGCTCGCCCAGGCCCGGACGCTCGCCGACCCCGCACTCGGCGCCAACCAGGCGATCTGCCCGCCCCTGGCTGCGCTGGCCGCGTCGGTCCAGCCGGTCATCTCCGCTGACGGCGCGGCCGCCCGCGAGCAGATCTGGTCGGAGCTGACGGCATGA
- a CDS encoding amidase — protein MSVPADVLLDSAVRQAERVRAGEISAVELVEASLREIERRNGEINAFVHICAERALDEADAIRPGDPRPLCGVPIGIKDLLSATAGLPTSEGSAAFGDWVAEHDSAHVRRLREAGAIIVGKTNTPELGLRPVTENARFGATRNPRNPALSPGGSSGGSAAAVASGMVALADASDLGGSIRIPAACCGLVGLKPSTGRVSIGPDYGDVAGGMPLDAVLSRTVLDTATALDVMAGYEPGDRHTAPPAATSFAAAARRDPGRTRIRLCTTAPHGIPVDDEPRAAANQAAEALRALGHDVSEGEPPWEDGFARAWGTYMTGAAQHLLRAVERIHGQPADVERLEPATREWLVDATPVPLVDYLEAAEQLWAFGRRMLTDWGLNDLLLTPTLTRLPAPVGGIRSKAGVTDDASRFSAFVRIWNATGQPAISLPFAATDDGTPVGVQLVAAPGREDLLLGVAAQLEAGRSWDAPALGVATVSDPG, from the coding sequence ATGTCCGTTCCCGCCGATGTGCTGCTCGACTCCGCCGTCCGCCAGGCCGAGCGAGTCCGCGCCGGCGAGATCTCCGCGGTCGAGCTGGTCGAGGCGTCGCTCCGGGAGATCGAGCGTCGAAACGGTGAGATCAACGCCTTCGTCCACATCTGTGCCGAACGTGCTCTCGACGAGGCCGACGCGATACGGCCGGGTGACCCGCGTCCGCTCTGCGGTGTGCCGATCGGCATCAAGGACCTGCTCTCGGCGACCGCGGGGCTTCCCACGAGCGAGGGGAGCGCCGCCTTCGGCGATTGGGTCGCCGAGCACGACAGCGCGCACGTCCGCCGGCTGCGGGAGGCGGGCGCGATCATCGTCGGCAAGACCAACACGCCGGAGCTGGGGTTGCGGCCCGTCACCGAGAACGCCCGATTCGGCGCGACGCGCAATCCGCGCAATCCCGCGCTCTCGCCGGGCGGCTCATCCGGAGGCAGCGCTGCGGCGGTCGCCTCCGGCATGGTGGCGCTCGCCGATGCGAGCGATCTCGGCGGATCGATCCGCATCCCGGCTGCGTGCTGCGGGCTTGTCGGCCTCAAGCCGAGCACCGGCCGTGTCTCGATCGGACCGGACTACGGCGACGTCGCGGGCGGCATGCCTCTCGATGCCGTCCTCTCGCGCACGGTGCTCGACACCGCCACGGCGCTCGACGTCATGGCCGGCTACGAGCCGGGTGATCGCCACACCGCTCCGCCGGCCGCCACGTCGTTCGCCGCTGCCGCCCGCCGCGATCCGGGCCGGACCCGCATCAGGCTCTGCACCACCGCGCCGCACGGGATCCCGGTCGACGACGAGCCGCGTGCTGCGGCGAACCAGGCTGCCGAGGCGTTGCGAGCGCTGGGACACGATGTGAGCGAGGGCGAGCCGCCGTGGGAGGATGGATTCGCACGGGCGTGGGGGACGTACATGACGGGGGCGGCCCAACACCTTCTCCGCGCGGTGGAGCGAATCCACGGACAGCCGGCCGATGTCGAGCGGCTGGAGCCTGCCACCCGCGAGTGGCTGGTCGACGCAACCCCCGTCCCGCTGGTCGACTACCTCGAGGCGGCCGAGCAGCTGTGGGCCTTCGGCCGGAGGATGCTGACCGACTGGGGCCTCAATGACCTCCTGCTGACGCCGACCCTGACTCGGCTGCCTGCTCCGGTCGGCGGGATCCGCTCGAAGGCGGGGGTGACCGACGACGCCAGTCGGTTCAGCGCGTTCGTGCGCATCTGGAATGCCACCGGCCAGCCGGCGATCAGCCTGCCGTTCGCGGCGACGGACGACGGCACGCCCGTCGGCGTGCAGCTCGTCGCGGCGCCCGGCCGAGAGGATCTCCTGCTCGGCGTCGCCGCGCAGCTGGAGGCGGGCCGAAGCTGGGACGCCCCGGCGCTCGGCGTTGCGACCGTTTCAGATCCCGGGTAG
- a CDS encoding pyridoxamine 5'-phosphate oxidase family protein produces the protein MGKVYEGIDETLERWIAKQPMFFVATAPDSGGHVNVSPKAPMESFLVLDPHTVAYLDLIGSGIETVAHVRQNGRICIMFCAFDGPPKIVRLHGHAEALGSATPEYEALLPRFDRTAIPGSQPGTRSLVRVAVERVSDSCGFDVPLMSYGGRRPQREAWVQNRLSRGGVAALEEYVATRNAESIDALPGI, from the coding sequence ATGGGCAAGGTCTACGAAGGCATCGACGAGACGCTCGAGCGCTGGATCGCGAAGCAGCCCATGTTCTTCGTCGCCACGGCGCCGGACAGCGGCGGACATGTCAACGTCTCGCCGAAGGCGCCGATGGAGAGCTTCCTCGTGCTCGACCCGCACACCGTCGCCTACCTCGACCTGATCGGCAGCGGGATCGAGACGGTCGCGCACGTCCGGCAGAACGGCCGCATCTGCATCATGTTCTGCGCGTTCGACGGGCCGCCGAAGATCGTGCGACTGCACGGCCACGCGGAGGCGCTCGGGTCGGCGACGCCCGAGTACGAGGCGCTGCTGCCGCGGTTCGACCGGACGGCGATCCCCGGCTCGCAGCCGGGCACCCGCTCGCTCGTGCGTGTGGCGGTCGAGCGCGTCTCGGACTCGTGCGGATTCGACGTGCCGCTGATGAGCTACGGCGGACGCAGGCCGCAGCGGGAGGCGTGGGTGCAGAACCGGCTCAGCCGCGGCGGGGTCGCGGCGCTCGAGGAGTACGTCGCCACCCGCAACGCCGAGAGCATCGACGCGCTACCCGGGATCTGA
- a CDS encoding Zn-dependent hydrolase, which yields MPDVSRERFVSWFGELAAIGHTDTGWNRLAWSPLEAEARAWFSRTATSIGLEVRQDGAGTLWAVTEDAERGPWVCAGSHLDTQPDGGAYDGALGVVAALEAAAAVLEAGVGRRHPLAVVAFVDEEGARFRTPTFASLAITGRLEIDHVLEVMGDAPAIYGVTRDSLASSRSQLDRVRCFFEVHVEQGRALVDRDLVVGIADVLAPRQRWRVEFEGEANHAGTTAMAGRRDALLPAARFVLAVDEVARARPGAVGTVGRMEIAPGSTNSIPGHVAASLDVRALELQTVEEMVAELRDRFPEATFGRESANEGATFDAGLRGRLTDAASARGVAAGDLPSYAGHDAGILAPVRPAAMLFVRNPTGASHTPAESASESDCVAAAQVLTDALCAELIAE from the coding sequence ATGCCCGACGTATCCCGAGAACGGTTCGTGTCGTGGTTTGGCGAGCTGGCCGCGATCGGCCACACCGATACCGGGTGGAACCGCCTCGCATGGAGCCCGCTCGAGGCCGAGGCACGAGCCTGGTTCTCGCGCACGGCGACGTCGATCGGCCTGGAGGTGCGGCAGGACGGCGCCGGCACCCTGTGGGCGGTGACCGAGGATGCCGAGCGCGGCCCCTGGGTGTGCGCGGGGTCGCACCTGGACACCCAGCCGGACGGCGGCGCCTACGACGGCGCGCTCGGCGTCGTGGCGGCGCTCGAGGCGGCGGCCGCGGTGCTCGAAGCAGGCGTCGGACGCAGGCACCCGCTGGCGGTGGTCGCGTTCGTGGACGAGGAGGGCGCGCGGTTCCGGACGCCGACGTTCGCCAGCCTTGCCATCACGGGGCGGCTGGAAATCGACCACGTGCTCGAGGTGATGGGCGACGCGCCGGCCATCTACGGCGTGACGCGCGACTCGCTGGCCTCGAGCCGAAGCCAGCTCGACCGCGTGCGATGCTTCTTCGAGGTGCACGTCGAGCAGGGCCGTGCGCTGGTCGACCGGGACCTCGTTGTCGGAATCGCCGACGTGCTGGCGCCGCGGCAGCGCTGGCGGGTGGAGTTCGAGGGCGAGGCGAACCATGCCGGGACGACCGCCATGGCCGGCCGCCGCGACGCGCTGCTGCCCGCGGCGCGGTTCGTGCTCGCCGTGGACGAGGTGGCCAGGGCACGCCCCGGCGCCGTGGGGACGGTCGGCCGGATGGAGATTGCCCCCGGCTCGACCAACTCCATCCCGGGACATGTCGCGGCCTCGCTCGACGTGCGGGCACTCGAGCTGCAGACCGTCGAGGAGATGGTGGCGGAGCTTCGGGACAGGTTTCCCGAGGCCACCTTCGGCCGGGAGTCGGCGAACGAGGGCGCCACGTTCGACGCGGGACTGCGGGGCCGGCTGACCGACGCGGCGAGCGCGCGCGGCGTCGCGGCGGGCGACCTGCCGTCCTACGCGGGCCACGACGCGGGCATCCTGGCGCCGGTGCGGCCGGCGGCGATGCTGTTCGTGCGCAACCCGACCGGCGCGAGCCACACGCCGGCCGAGTCGGCCTCTGAGAGCGACTGCGTCGCCGCCGCGCAGGTGCTGACCGACGCGCTGTGCGCAGAGCTGATCGCCGAATAG
- a CDS encoding formimidoylglutamate deiminase yields MPEPTLRLPGFVNAHSHAFQRMLRGRVEHVDPDHPHDDFWTWREAMYRAANAIDPDGAYDVALMLYREMVAAGYTAVGEFHYPHHQPGGEPYPDPNAMAKATAAAARDAGIEIVMLMTAYARAGAGLPPTEGQRRFCDATVGDYLRRVEALAGEMPVGLAPHSVRAVPRDWLEEIAAFASASEMVVHIHANEQRREIEESMDEHGMRPIELLADIGLLGPRTTVIHATHVSDAELDLLASSGATVCACPTTEANLGDGFLPALELMELRVPVCIGTDSNTIIDPLAELREIEHCARRLVERRNVLVPPGDDGPTAHLLEIGGRNGARALGLGDAPGEVEIDLSHPLLAGVASEDVPAALIFGGASAALRPVPKG; encoded by the coding sequence ATGCCCGAGCCGACGCTTCGCCTTCCCGGGTTCGTCAACGCCCATAGCCATGCCTTCCAGCGGATGCTCCGGGGCCGGGTCGAGCACGTCGACCCGGATCACCCGCACGACGATTTCTGGACGTGGCGCGAGGCGATGTACCGGGCCGCCAACGCGATCGATCCCGACGGCGCCTACGACGTCGCGCTCATGCTGTACCGCGAGATGGTCGCAGCCGGATACACGGCGGTCGGGGAGTTCCACTATCCGCACCACCAGCCCGGTGGCGAGCCGTACCCGGATCCCAATGCGATGGCCAAGGCGACGGCCGCCGCCGCCCGCGACGCCGGCATCGAGATCGTGATGCTGATGACCGCGTATGCCCGGGCGGGCGCCGGGCTCCCGCCCACCGAGGGTCAGCGCAGGTTCTGCGACGCGACGGTCGGCGACTACCTGCGGCGGGTGGAGGCGCTCGCGGGCGAGATGCCGGTCGGTCTCGCCCCCCACAGCGTGCGCGCCGTCCCGCGCGACTGGCTGGAGGAGATCGCGGCGTTCGCGTCGGCGAGCGAGATGGTCGTGCACATCCACGCGAACGAGCAGCGGCGCGAGATCGAGGAGTCGATGGACGAGCACGGCATGCGGCCGATCGAGCTGCTCGCAGACATCGGCCTGCTTGGCCCGCGGACGACCGTGATCCACGCCACGCACGTCTCCGACGCGGAGCTCGACCTGCTCGCCTCGTCCGGTGCCACCGTGTGTGCATGCCCAACGACCGAGGCGAACCTCGGCGACGGCTTCCTGCCCGCGCTGGAGCTCATGGAGCTGCGGGTACCGGTGTGCATCGGCACCGATTCGAACACGATCATCGATCCACTCGCCGAGCTGCGCGAGATCGAGCACTGCGCGCGCCGGCTGGTCGAGCGGCGAAACGTGCTCGTGCCGCCGGGAGACGACGGGCCGACCGCCCACCTGCTCGAGATCGGCGGGCGAAACGGCGCACGGGCGCTCGGCCTCGGCGATGCTCCGGGAGAGGTCGAGATCGACCTGTCGCACCCCCTGCTGGCAGGGGTGGCGTCCGAAGACGTGCCCGCCGCGCTGATCTTCGGCGGCGCCTCGGCCGCGCTTCGCCCAGTACCGAAAGGATGA
- a CDS encoding acyl-CoA dehydrogenase family protein — translation MDFTLSPELKELRSRVRTLVDDVLQPLELEAEQNHGRLSAEVHAKVKQAVLESGLNAANIPTEYGGGGLDLTHQIVMHEQLGRLTNCLWVLVWSPSNVLVHGTPAQIERYLLPDVRGDHRHAYAITEEDAGSDARGIRAEAVRDGDVYRLSGKKWFVTDGDIASYFLVLAWAVDGQERQPTLFIVDKDAPGVEMTDDPDFTHNFPYRHPEFTFTQTPVPVENVLGEVGQGFDLTGEWFIEERVHIAARCCGACDRLIELGTEWALEREQFGGRIFDHQAISFMLADCAAETTAARLLTYYVGQLHDSGADPKLVHAKASMAKLVASETAGRVADRVVQIFGGRGYMRRNPAERLWRELRVDRIWEGTSEIQRLIISRGLERRGVERLLEL, via the coding sequence ATGGATTTCACGCTCAGCCCCGAGTTGAAGGAGCTGCGGTCCCGCGTGCGGACGCTCGTCGACGACGTGCTGCAGCCGCTCGAGCTCGAGGCCGAGCAGAACCATGGCCGCCTGTCGGCCGAGGTGCACGCGAAGGTCAAGCAGGCGGTGCTCGAGTCCGGCCTGAACGCGGCGAACATCCCGACGGAGTACGGCGGCGGCGGGCTTGACCTCACCCACCAGATCGTCATGCACGAGCAGCTGGGCAGGCTGACGAACTGCCTGTGGGTGCTGGTATGGAGCCCGTCGAATGTGCTCGTCCACGGCACGCCCGCCCAGATCGAGCGCTACCTGCTGCCGGACGTGCGCGGTGACCACCGCCACGCCTACGCGATCACGGAGGAGGACGCCGGGTCGGACGCCCGCGGCATCCGCGCCGAGGCCGTCCGCGACGGCGACGTGTACCGGCTCTCCGGGAAGAAGTGGTTCGTCACCGACGGCGACATCGCGAGCTACTTCCTGGTGCTGGCATGGGCGGTCGACGGCCAGGAGCGCCAGCCGACGCTGTTCATCGTCGACAAGGACGCGCCCGGCGTCGAGATGACCGACGACCCCGACTTCACGCACAACTTCCCGTACCGCCACCCCGAGTTCACGTTCACGCAGACGCCCGTGCCCGTGGAGAACGTCCTGGGCGAGGTGGGGCAGGGGTTCGACCTCACCGGCGAGTGGTTCATCGAGGAGCGGGTTCACATCGCCGCCCGGTGCTGCGGCGCCTGCGACCGGCTGATCGAGCTCGGCACGGAATGGGCGCTCGAGCGCGAACAGTTCGGCGGCCGCATCTTCGACCACCAGGCGATCTCGTTCATGCTCGCCGACTGCGCCGCCGAGACCACCGCCGCGCGGCTGCTCACGTACTACGTCGGGCAGCTGCACGATTCCGGCGCCGATCCGAAGCTCGTGCACGCCAAGGCGTCGATGGCCAAGCTGGTCGCGTCCGAGACGGCGGGGAGGGTCGCTGACCGGGTCGTCCAGATCTTCGGCGGCCGCGGCTACATGCGGCGCAACCCGGCGGAGCGGCTCTGGCGCGAGCTCCGCGTCGACAGGATCTGGGAGGGCACCTCCGAGATCCAGCGGCTGATCATCAGCCGCGGCCTGGAGCGGCGGGGCGTCGAGCGGCTGCTCGAGCTGTAG
- a CDS encoding sulfur transferase domain-containing protein, which translates to MARLPYSRLNDHLLAGPMPHAREHVEALRAEGVVVVVNLCEEREYWDGERETIAEAYRDAGIRELHLPVKDGSTVPHDVIDAAVEGMQHGVVYVHCRGGRERSATVATALLAASEGVPIDEALERARAGRPIFRPLPWQLEGLQAWAARSV; encoded by the coding sequence ATGGCCCGGCTGCCCTACTCGCGCCTGAACGACCACCTGCTGGCCGGTCCGATGCCGCACGCCCGCGAGCACGTCGAAGCACTGCGCGCCGAGGGTGTCGTCGTGGTCGTGAACCTCTGTGAGGAGCGGGAGTACTGGGACGGCGAGCGCGAGACGATCGCCGAGGCCTACCGCGATGCCGGCATCCGCGAGCTGCATCTCCCGGTCAAGGACGGGTCGACGGTGCCGCACGATGTGATCGACGCTGCCGTCGAGGGGATGCAGCATGGCGTCGTGTACGTGCATTGCCGGGGCGGCCGTGAGCGCTCGGCAACGGTGGCCACGGCGCTGCTCGCGGCCAGCGAGGGCGTGCCCATCGACGAGGCACTCGAGCGTGCGCGCGCCGGGCGGCCGATCTTCCGGCCGCTCCCGTGGCAGCTCGAGGGCCTCCAGGCCTGGGCCGCACGGTCGGTTTGA
- a CDS encoding inositol monophosphatase family protein, producing MARTAVEDELLLALAERAARAAGELLLDRFVRPATGVDRKSSATDMVSDADRDAEALIRELLRGERPGDAILGEEGGGSDAAGSGDQLLWVIDPLDGTTNYLYRHPVWSVSVACEDEGGARAGVVHHPSIGETFTGVRGGGAFLNGRPIAVSEARDLSRSLIATGFSYSAEVREGQARSLVDILPAVRDVRRGGSAAIDLCWVACGRLDGYFEFGTQRWDRAAGALIAREAGAVVSEPEPVGAGGEGVVAAAPGIHASLSSLVRAALLH from the coding sequence ATGGCGCGGACGGCCGTCGAGGATGAGCTGCTGCTGGCACTGGCCGAGCGGGCGGCGCGGGCGGCCGGCGAGCTCCTGCTCGACCGCTTCGTCAGGCCCGCCACGGGGGTCGACCGCAAGAGCTCGGCGACCGACATGGTCTCGGATGCCGACCGGGACGCCGAGGCGCTGATCCGGGAGCTCCTGCGAGGCGAGCGCCCCGGCGACGCGATCCTCGGGGAGGAGGGGGGCGGGAGCGACGCGGCCGGCAGCGGCGACCAGCTGCTCTGGGTGATCGACCCGCTCGACGGCACCACCAACTATCTCTACCGCCATCCCGTCTGGTCGGTGTCTGTCGCGTGCGAGGACGAGGGCGGTGCGCGCGCCGGCGTGGTGCACCATCCCTCGATCGGCGAGACGTTCACGGGGGTGCGCGGCGGGGGCGCCTTCCTCAACGGCCGGCCGATCGCGGTGTCGGAGGCCCGTGACCTGTCGCGGAGCCTGATTGCCACCGGGTTCTCGTACAGCGCGGAGGTCCGCGAGGGACAGGCGCGCTCGCTGGTCGACATCCTGCCGGCCGTCCGCGACGTGCGGCGGGGCGGGTCGGCCGCGATCGACCTGTGCTGGGTCGCGTGCGGGCGCCTGGACGGGTACTTCGAGTTCGGAACGCAGCGCTGGGACCGGGCGGCGGGGGCGCTGATCGCACGGGAGGCGGGCGCCGTCGTCAGCGAGCCGGAGCCGGTCGGCGCGGGCGGCGAAGGTGTGGTCGCTGCGGCGCCGGGCATCCACGCGTCGCTGAGCAGCCTCGTCCGCGCCGCGCTGCTACACTGA